One window of Triticum dicoccoides isolate Atlit2015 ecotype Zavitan chromosome 5A, WEW_v2.0, whole genome shotgun sequence genomic DNA carries:
- the LOC119299264 gene encoding uncharacterized protein LOC119299264 — translation MAFVETNPVEKTMKANEIMARFRRIAPKPVLASPPTAAVDQSQQRRSGKRGARDLVPAPADKRLRGAPCYPFPPYRALPWTSPLEATPVASSRCLFPGDRDGDLLRKPQAPKVIVPRPARPVRTTICVDASSVTGANSVKLPACRMTAEQLEAEIERDALPAVISGPGDRVIRANDAYKALVGQPVCPWLHSVPDDSCAGASRRINGEVVLDVRWFTSTETIRSSAGGTFSCSSRISWERNGTLTSVAMPCDVMRFDCGSGDHRFVWRFDTYRISKGTVKTEN, via the coding sequence ATGGCGTTCGTGGAGACGAATCCCGTGGAGAAAACCATGAAGGCCAACGAGATAATGGCACGCTTCCGCCGCATCGCGCCCAAACCCGTGCTCGCATCAccacccaccgccgccgtcgaccagTCTCAGCAGAGAAGGTCGGGCAAGCGTGGGGCCCGGGACCTCGTTCCAGCGCCGGCCGACAAGAGGCTCAGGGGGGCGCCGTGTTATCCTTTCCCCCCATACCGCGCCTTGCCGTGGACTTCGCCGCTGGAGGCGACACCggtggcgtcctcccgatgcttatTCCCCGGTGATCGCGACGGCGACCTGCTCCGGAAGCCACAGGCGCCCAAGGTCATCGTGCCCCGCCCGGCGCGGCCAGTTCGCACCACCATCTGCGTCGACGCCAGCAGCGTCACGGGCGCCAACTCGGTGAAGCTGCCCGCGTGCAGGATGACGGCGGAGCAGCTGGAAGCCGAGATAGAGCGCGACGCTCTCCCGGCGGTCATCTCGGGCCCTGGCGACCGTGTCATCCGGGCCAACGACGCGTACAAGGCGCTGGTGGGACAGCCGGTCTGCCCGTGGCTACACTCCGTGCCAGATGACTCGTGCGCTGGCGCGTCTAGGCGGATCAACGGCGAGGTGGTGCTGGACGTGCGGTGGTTCACCTCGACCGAGACGATTAGGTCGAGCGCCGGAGGGACATTCTCGtgcagctccaggatctcgtgggaGCGCAATGGCACACTGACCTCCGTCGCCATGCCATGCGACGTCATGCGTTTTGACTGCGGCTCCGGTGACCACCGCTTCGTCTGGAGATTTGACACCTATCGAATATCGAAGGGAACGGTAAAAACTGAAAATTGA